In Anomalospiza imberbis isolate Cuckoo-Finch-1a 21T00152 chromosome 10, ASM3175350v1, whole genome shotgun sequence, the DNA window TTGGGCTTTGCATATTCATGCAGAAGGCTGGGGTGAAGACACAGTTCCTCCCCGCCACTCAACACAATGAAGAGCCTTAGATAATTagcaaacaaacaccaaaaacacTTCATGTCCTGCACAGCGTCATCCTGCCAACTATGATAGAAAAGAAATCTAACCATACCAGTAAGTTTGCAGGTGTTACATGTACAGCTCGAGAGCATACTCCTACCCAATGGAGCACAAAGCAGGGCATGTGGCAAACAGCAGGCGAGAGACAAGCTGCTCTAGTTGCAAACTACTGCCGAGGGTGGCGCGTCATTGGACGTAGCCCAGGTTCTCCATCTCGTTCCTGTACCGCTGCTCCGACACTTTGCTCTTGTGCTGTTTGCTCTCCAGGTGCTGCCTGAACTCCAGCTCCTCGCTGGCGCCCGCGTTGCACATGGAGCAGTAGAACTGGCCACTGGGCGTCACACACATGGCCAGGTCACGGGGGATCCTCTGGCGCGAGCGGGGGTTGAAGTAGGGACCTGGGGAGCCAACAGAAGAGCCTGGTTTACCTGTGAGAAATCAAAGCTTGAGGCAGCTCAGTGACAATGCCCAAGTCCAATGAATGACTGAAAAGCAGACAAAGATTTGCTCCTTTAACACATTAGAGTCAAGCCTTATTTTCCCCATGACTGCTCTGCTGATTTCCAGGTTTACAGAGGTGCTGCACACAGGACAGCACTTGGAATTTTATAAAGCAGTGGAGTGGGCTTAATGCCCCAGTCTTATTGAAAATCAGGAAtctaaaaatttaattaattaatcaatttttttttcttaaccaTCTAATTGCAGAACTGGAACAGTCTTTTGATTATAATAAGCTGCCTCAATTTAAAACtcaaaaaattatatttaatagaACTTTAAAAGATTTATCTTTTCCATATGACAGTGATTAGAATGACATGATTAAACCAGTCTACACCAGGAATCAGTTTCAGCTAATGTGTGCTTGTAAAACAACTTataatgaaaaagagaaatagatGCCTGGCTGGAGACTGTAATACACTCTTTAAATCATAGTAAAGAGGCAAAGTTAGTATCTAACACCTGAGGAAGGACTCTATGCTAGGAACAGATGGTCTTAGAGGGAGGCTAACATGCTTTCTCATTCTGGTCATGGGAGTGCAAGTACAGGTTGATGTGCCACAGCAGGAGTCAAAGCACCTGGCCACCTGCcaagaaaataaagcaggaaaaCTGTCACCACTTAGAGCAGCCTTAGAGACAAGCAGATGGTAAATTAAGTTACAAACTGAGAAAAAGAACTAACAAGCAGGCTGACAAAACAAAGCAACTTtagcagctgggaaaaaaaaaccatgcaGATATGAAGGATCAGCAGAGCTTGGACCACCTCCTTTCACAACCTGACTCTGCTAAAACAGACCTCAGAAACAGACGAAAAACAAGtctatttattattaattactATTCCAACTACAGAATAGATGCAAGCTCCAAGTTACCTGTGTTGTTCTGAACCGCATACGTATTTCTTCTGTTCTGCATCATCTTATATTCATTCCCTTCTTTCCTTGCCCTTCGTTTGCCTAGTTCTGAGGCATCCCTGCAGATTAAACAAATATGAACAGCTGCAATTCAGAGTCTTCTGACAAAAGGACTGCCAGAGACACTGCCACACGCTTTCAGCCTGAGCACGAGGTTGAACAATACCTACGAGAATGAGTTATTCTGTGCCTCTGCAAGACGCAGCCGCTTGGCGTGATTTTTCCCTTGGTAGTGAGCCTGTGCCACAGCCGGAGAACTAAATGAGGCATCACAAAGCTTGCAGTAATCATTCTCTGTAGCCAAGATCACTCGGCCACCTGGTTTACTGGATCCCATCTAGCAGCAAAGGGAGAGACAGCACGTGAAACACAAGAAGGTTAAATCGCTGAAATATTTCAATCACAGAGACTGAGAGCACTGCCGTCCTCCTCAGACAGCAGGGGAGCTGGAATTAAAGCCCATGGATTAGGACACTCTCAAGTTGTCCCCAAAGTGTTCTTACAATAAATTCATTGTTCCTGCCTCCCTGCAAATTCCTGGCCTGAGGTGGAGAGAAAAGCAATCTGAACAAATAGCTCTGCAACAGCCACAGAGGCTTGTTTACATCACAGCAATGATTTAACTCCTAACTGCTGGGAGCTGATGAGCAGTGACTTTCACTCTCAGGAACACCCACTCACCCACtgaaaggcagaggtgcttcTCTCTCCTATTTACAGTCCACCTAATCTCTCCACAGCACCCTGTCTTTACACAGCTCCATGACcacagcaagaggaaaaaaaaaaaacaacagtagCAAAGCTGCCAAACCTCTGATCCTTAACCTTCAGGTGGGAGAACACCTGGATCCAGGCTTCAAAGGAAGGATCCAGTCTCACATGAGTAGCTCCTGCTATATGAAGGACATCTTCATGTGTCTGTGGAGTCAGACCACACACAGTGACCCAGGCAGGAACCATGCCTCCCCAGCACGTAACATCCAGGGAAAAGTGTTTTGTAAACAGCGCAGCAGCAGTGATTCATGCAGCCATGTCACTGCAGCACTTGACAAGCCAACATTCTTTCACATCTCTTTGGATACTGCTCAGACTTAGAGACACACAATTCTGACTTCTAGCTTACAATGTGAACCCTCACATGGCCCCAGAGGTATTTTTATTGCCATGGGCCGTTTCCTCCATTAAAAAACACACCACCAGATATCCTGGCAGGTACAACAGCCACATCCCCGTGCCCCAGGCAGGaccccaccccatcccagtTCACATCTGTGAGCTGCAATGCCAATTTACACGGGCCAAATCTCCCTCTGGCCAGGAATAGTCTGCCACTCTGCAAATGCTCTCTGCTTTCCTACAGGCAACACAGGCTTATGTTGTAGGGACTGACAGGTACCGCTTCAATCCCCATGGCCCAGCTGTGTTTCCCTGCACAGTCACAGGCAAAAGCCAGGTTAGCTGTCATATCTCATGACAAACCCAAGGGATGAATTCTAGAAGGAGATAGCAAAAAccatctcttttttcctctaatgTGCCCAAACCAGAATTAATCTGGAACACTGAGAGAACAATCCATTCACTCTGCACACAGGAATGAGCACTTCAAAAGGAGCAACAAAAGAGGAATTAGCTAACAGCCCTGGGCAATGGGTGTAGGAGCACCAAAGCACTTTTTCTCCTCACACAACAGAGGGATGATTGTGCAGAGAGGATGCCACACCCTCACATCCAAATCCAATTCCATCAATGCTGTTTTATACCTGCCCTTACACAGCTATCATCAGCAGCACATCGGTCTTACCTAGGAATCAAAGTATTTGCCAGGCAGAAATAGAACATTTGAACTCCAGCTTTGTGCTGCAAGGGCAGATCAATATCTGCATCTTCAAAGGAAAGCAAACAGCTCACAACAGGCCATTTCCACCATCCTGTGCAATCACAAGGAAAATTCTTTCCCAACTCCTGTGGTAATCCTCAAAGCCTGAGATCTGGTTATCCTTACTGGGGTTAGGTGACAAGCAAGCATGATCTCAGTCCCCTTCCCATGCCTtacctgagttggaagggagaCAACCTGAGGTGGGGCAGGCTCAACAGAATTACTCATCCTGGCAGGTGCTGGACAGCTGTTGGCAGCATAGTAATTCCGGAGTTTCTTACTGTGGTTTTTACCCTGCAAAGATAACCCAGATTAATCACTGTCCTAACAATAGTACCTTACTCTGAAAGACAAAGGATCCAGAGACTGAAATGAGAAAGTGCCCATGAAGGTGGCAGCTCAGGTAaaggagctgtcacacagcTCTGAATTTAAGAGATGCAGGCATTCCTCCCTTTCTCCAAAATGCTCAACACCTAGAACGACTGGGCCCCATCTTCAGCTGATTTTCTCAATAAGTTTACAATTagtttttctgtctgtttcAATTTCACTTAAAAccagtattttgtattttaagacTGTCAACTGCTTTGCACTGTTTTTTTGATAAGCCTGAACACACAACACAGATTTCATGAGACTGCGAGTTAAAACATGAGATTGAACTTAAAACCCACTTCATATTCTATTTTCTCTTGAAAAACATATACCATAGATGTTTTTGGTGTTCTGAAAACCTGATAGAATAACACAAGACTATGTATATGCATATTGTGGATGCATAGTAAGGCAAATGCAAGTTATGTAAAAATTCGCTTCTGTCCCCTCATGGCAGAAATTCTGCAGAAATAAGATGTTAAAAGTGTAACACCAATCCAACCTACCCCTTCACTAGCAGGGTACCCTTTTTCAGGGCCAACAGCAAATCTGAAATCTGGGTCTGGTGTCCTGAGGTTATGGACAACCACCCTTTTGCATTCACTGGTGGAGAAAGTCACTATCTCCAATACTCATGCAAACACAGCACTAGCTAGAGAGGCTGTAGGAAAATGGGGTAATGCAAGGCTGGCATGTTCTAACTTTCAGCAAGAAGCATATGCTAAGAGTCCTTACCCTATTTCAGAAAAGTCAATAAGATCagcacaaacaaaataaatttgatCTGAGCCAACCCAGCTGATGAGAGTTTGCATAAAAGGCCCCACCAGATCAGTGCTGTGCATAGCCTCAGAAAGGAGACCCTGATAAACACATGGCAGCAGCCCCTTTCCTAATGGCACACCTGGATCCAGCAGAAAACACCTGTCCAGGCCTCACAAAATCATGTCTGGAATCAGAAGGTCAATTTTACTAAACTAGTGTAGATGTCAAATACAGGTTGcataaaacaaaggaaaaatcacAAGTGCCTGCTTTTTCACCCATGCCACTCTGGCACCACTTCTCTGTCCCTGTGGACAGCATTTCTGCAAAAAGCTCCAGTCACAACACCTTAAAAGAAAGTACTGCAGCATGTCTGGACAACCAGCAAATCCAAGCAAGTTGAAGATATGTCTACAGAGCAGTTCCAGTCCATGAGGTGGCGCAGAGGAAGCTCCAGATGAGCAACTTgaatgctgctgctggtgtgcaGCACTTAAAACCCCCTCGAGAAGCTGAGTGAGTCCTCCTGCATTAGCCCACACTTCCCTCTGTGCTACCACAGCAACgctgctggcagtgctcatGCCGGCACAGGAATGTCTCCACAAGCTGCAGATGCAGCAGCCCCAAAAGCTgagcctcctgctgctcttcttACCTGGTAATGAGCCTGGGCTTGCTGGGCCGAATTCAGAGTGACATTGCAAAGCTTACAGCACAGGGGCTTACATAGTTCCTCCAGCATAGGGTCCTGCTCCACCACCTTGGCAAGTTCCTCTTCTTGTGTGTGATGAAAGGAAGGCCCCAGTCCGAGAGACTTTGGTGGGGACAGTGGTGAGCTGGCTCTTGGCCTTGTAGCCACTGACATAGGAAGGGATGAAGGCTTCTCAGGATGAGGAAGAAGTTCTGCTTGCTGTAGAAGAATCATTGGCCAGGAAGACTATGGGCATGCTAATGCTGAACAGGAGGAGTCTTCTTCAGATCTAGACCAGAAGGACACAAATGCTGAAATAAGCAACAAGAACAGGAACATCAAGGATCCAAGGGCAATCCCTGTAACTCCACTGCCTCTGCTTCATGCCTTTTCAAAGTGCCAAGCAGGATAAAGTCAGTTTGCAACGCTTTACCGCCCACGGGAACAGCAGCATCCCAGACAACCAGGGCCACATTACAAGATACTTATATAAGAAGTGGGTCCCCTGGCACCCTTCTGGCAGGTGAAGATTCCTGACACCCACAGCACCTGACAACAGCACACTCTCCCCACTGCTCCATGCCCACGAGAAGTAGGGACATACACCAcgcacagcacacagagctgtgtcACTGGGGGGATACAACCACTTTCCACATCCTCCTTTGGAAGCCCAAGGACAAGCTCCCTCTCCAAGACCTAAACAAATATTACAGCAGACTACTGCAATGAACATTTACAAAGAATCCAAATACTTCAAAGAAGATTTATTGTATATAGGTAGAAAATACATAAACACACCTATCCCTCAAATACGCACAAAGGCTTTCCCGAGGAAAAGCTTTTCTCCAGTAAGACAACAAAAGAGAAAGAGTGGGAATGAGCTGGAGCACACCTTGTTGTACAGTCAGCTTCCAACGGCTCTCTCCCATGGTCTTCTTGAACGACCTTGAGCTATTTTTTACATTTCCATTAGTAACTACAAGCAATGCAACATTTAGAGCTACATCTTCTTCTGCAAAACTGAGAACTTATCTCATATTAACCTTTATTCAATTATTTCTCAATTAATTCAAGTTATTAGAACTAGCTCCACATTTCCAACAAGAGGTTCTGAgagatttatttaattaaagTTTATAAATCACATCTACAGCCCAGATAAACATCCCTAGAATAATACAGAGCAGTGACATGAATTAAGGCATAGCTACTTTTGTTCATGTCTTATTAGCTTCTTATCATAACAAATCCTGTTCAGTGCCACACTGGGATCAAGAGAAGCATTATCTTGGCCTTTGCAGATCATTCCCAGCTAGGGCTGCATTGGCACCAACCATGTTTATGCTCTGGGCTTTGTTCATTTGTTTAAGCAAATAAAGAGACACATCTGCATTTTAAAGCAACATTTGTAGAAAATTAGGGAAAATTACATGAAATGCCACCAAGGAATGTTGTTTCTGAGTCGCTTTTGAAAATAGGGACTTCAAAGGCATTTAGGAACCTGAAGAAGCAGATAGCATTTATCTGGGATAACTTCCGGGATTTTCAATCTGCTAAAATTAGCTGAAGATAAATACCTTCCACACTCAAGCTATGGAAAATCCCAGTTGAACCCTGCAATTTTAGGTACTGTATTATCTTTGGATCTCTCTTCCCAGAGAGATCTATGTTCtgttaggaaaaataaaacataatttaaatgAATGAATGGGACTAAAGCATTCAAGTGACAAAaccatttctgaaatgtttctctCAAACCCAAACTTA includes these proteins:
- the ZMAT3 gene encoding zinc finger matrin-type protein 3 yields the protein MILLQQAELLPHPEKPSSLPMSVATRPRASSPLSPPKSLGLGPSFHHTQEEELAKVVEQDPMLEELCKPLCCKLCNVTLNSAQQAQAHYQGKNHSKKLRNYYAANSCPAPARMSNSVEPAPPQVVSLPTQMGSSKPGGRVILATENDYCKLCDASFSSPAVAQAHYQGKNHAKRLRLAEAQNNSFSDASELGKRRARKEGNEYKMMQNRRNTYAVQNNTGPYFNPRSRQRIPRDLAMCVTPSGQFYCSMCNAGASEELEFRQHLESKQHKSKVSEQRYRNEMENLGYVQ